In Bradyrhizobium guangxiense, the following are encoded in one genomic region:
- a CDS encoding ATP-grasp domain-containing protein, producing MQHPVSEPLRMTAANYADRIGFAQLTRQAFEGVDLHPLRDQLVARIAAGTALAGEGLDLSLVTQLLGDKNQGLAIQSEVLTFHQLFRTPSAAPKPGLRVLALAADIDMGGNTPIDFLLEGSDIELLTLYVVKGVGLPENLPEHDVAIVVASDSEECREALALIERSAPHWPRPLLNRPDRIGNLDRDKLHRLLAGVPGLDIPATIHATRAQLSDLSRGHIACRDVAAELRFPMIARPRGSHAGVGLAKLEDAAALATYLAERNEQDFFVARFVDYVNADGLYRKYRLAMVGGQPYACHMAIADRWDIWYLNANMAFSEEKRAEEALFMRDFDHAFAARHRSALDEMSKRVGLDYFIVDCAENQDGELLVFEADNTAVVHNMDSPAVFPYKPPQMRKIFAAFSAMLSRHARAGEGGAR from the coding sequence ATGCAGCATCCGGTTTCTGAGCCGCTTCGCATGACCGCGGCGAACTATGCCGATCGCATCGGCTTTGCGCAGCTGACGCGCCAGGCCTTCGAAGGTGTCGACCTGCATCCGTTGCGCGACCAGCTGGTGGCGCGGATAGCCGCAGGGACGGCGCTGGCGGGGGAAGGGCTGGATCTGTCGTTGGTCACCCAGCTTCTCGGCGACAAGAATCAGGGGCTTGCGATCCAGTCGGAGGTGCTGACCTTCCATCAATTGTTTCGCACCCCGAGCGCGGCTCCGAAGCCGGGCTTGCGCGTGCTCGCGCTTGCGGCGGACATCGATATGGGCGGCAACACGCCGATCGATTTTCTGCTCGAAGGCTCCGACATCGAGCTGTTGACGCTCTACGTGGTCAAGGGCGTCGGCCTGCCGGAGAATTTGCCCGAGCACGACGTCGCCATCGTGGTCGCCTCCGATTCCGAGGAATGCCGTGAAGCGCTCGCCCTGATCGAGAGGAGCGCACCGCATTGGCCGCGGCCGCTGCTCAATCGTCCCGATCGCATCGGCAATCTCGATCGCGACAAGCTGCATCGGCTGCTGGCCGGCGTGCCGGGTCTCGACATTCCCGCGACCATCCACGCCACGCGCGCGCAATTGTCGGATCTGTCGCGAGGGCATATCGCTTGCCGAGACGTCGCTGCTGAATTGCGCTTTCCGATGATCGCGCGGCCGCGCGGCTCGCATGCCGGCGTCGGGCTCGCGAAGCTCGAGGATGCGGCGGCGCTCGCAACCTATCTTGCCGAGCGGAACGAACAGGATTTCTTCGTCGCGCGTTTCGTCGACTATGTGAACGCCGACGGGCTCTATCGCAAATATCGTCTCGCGATGGTCGGCGGCCAGCCCTATGCCTGCCACATGGCGATCGCCGATCGCTGGGATATCTGGTATCTCAACGCCAACATGGCCTTCAGCGAGGAGAAGCGTGCAGAAGAGGCGCTCTTCATGCGCGACTTCGATCACGCTTTCGCCGCGCGCCACAGAAGCGCGCTCGACGAGATGAGCAAGCGCGTCGGCCTCGACTATTTCATCGTCGATTGCGCCGAGAACCAGGATGGCGAGCTCCTGGTCTTCGAAGCCGACAACACCGCCGTCGTTCACAACATGGATTCGCCGGCCGTGTTTCCTTACAAGCCGCCGCAGATGCGCAAGATCTTCGCGGCGTTCTCGGCGATGTTGTCCCGGCATGCAAGAGCAGGCGAGGGGGGTGCTAGATGA
- the flbT gene encoding flagellar biosynthesis repressor FlbT, with amino-acid sequence MALKVELRPHERIIVGNCVITNTDQRARLLIDGENVPILRERDILTPETADTPAKLVYLAVQLMYISPDPQTQHGTYFNLVRDIVTAVPSAWPIIEGINNNILNGDLYRALKDARKLIAYEEKLRSQFEATHPKTEAAKDDVSSAA; translated from the coding sequence ATGGCCCTCAAGGTCGAGCTCAGACCGCACGAACGTATCATCGTCGGTAACTGCGTGATTACCAACACGGACCAGCGCGCCCGCCTCCTGATCGACGGCGAGAACGTCCCGATCCTGCGCGAGCGCGACATCCTCACGCCGGAGACCGCAGATACGCCCGCCAAGCTCGTCTATCTGGCGGTCCAGCTCATGTACATCTCGCCGGATCCGCAGACCCAGCACGGCACCTATTTCAACCTGGTGCGTGACATCGTCACCGCGGTGCCAAGCGCCTGGCCGATCATCGAGGGCATCAACAACAACATCCTGAACGGAGACCTCTACCGGGCGCTGAAGGATGCCCGCAAGCTGATCGCCTATGAAGAGAAGCTGCGAAGCCAATTCGAAGCCACTCATCCCAAGACGGAAGCGGCCAAGGACGACGTGAGCTCCGCCGCCTGA
- a CDS encoding DUF1522 domain-containing protein, translating into MSGIVLSASVRQNLLSLQSTADLLATTQNRLSTGKSVNSALDNPTNFFTAQSLDNRASDINNLLDGIANGVQVLQAANTGITSLQKLIDSAKSIANQALQTTVGYSTKSNVSATISGATAADLRGTTSFASATASSDVIYTGAPGGTTPITAAKTLGASQGVFTGTAATAGDGTTALTGTITLIATSGTSATGLVGNAQPADGDTLTVNGKTITFRSGAAPASTAVPSGSGVSGNLVTDGNGNTTVYLATANVNDLLKAIDLASGVQSASITAGAATITQSGATVGTAQTISSVAGGKVILESSTGADLNVTGKADLLKALGLSSASGGGNTSVSVARQTSAGSLGALVQDGSTLNVDGHIITFKNAQTPQSAASVTSGGVNGNIVTDGSGNSTVYLQSATVTDLLNAIDLATGVQTAKITSGAAVLSTATGQTNSSVSTSGQLKLSTGVNADLAITGTGNALNALGLAGNTGTATAFTAARTSGIGGITGKTLTFTSFNGGTAVDVTFGDGTNGTVKTLDQLNSKLQANNLTATIDANGLLTVSTTNDYASSTIGSSAAGGAIGGTLTTALTFSTASTPVQDTVAQTARANLVNQYNNILNQIDTTSQDSSFNGVNLLNGDQLKLVFDETGKSNLSITGVTYNSKGLGLAALTSGVDFIDNAATNKVLTNLNAASSTLRSEASSLGSNLSVVQVRQDFNKSLINVLQTGSSNLTLADTNTEAANSQALSTRQSIAVSALSLANQSQQSVLQLLR; encoded by the coding sequence ATGTCCGGTATCGTCCTCTCCGCATCGGTTCGTCAGAACCTGCTCTCTCTCCAGTCCACCGCCGACCTCCTCGCCACCACGCAGAACCGTCTGTCGACCGGCAAGAGCGTCAACTCGGCCCTGGACAATCCCACCAACTTCTTCACCGCCCAGTCGCTCGACAATCGCGCTAGCGACATCAATAACCTGCTCGATGGCATCGCCAACGGCGTGCAGGTGCTGCAGGCTGCCAATACCGGCATCACCTCGCTGCAGAAGCTGATCGACTCTGCGAAGTCGATCGCCAACCAGGCGCTGCAGACCACGGTCGGCTATTCCACCAAGTCCAACGTCTCCGCCACCATCTCGGGTGCGACGGCGGCCGACCTGCGTGGCACGACGTCCTTCGCCAGTGCGACCGCGTCGAGCGACGTGATCTACACCGGCGCTCCCGGCGGCACGACCCCGATTACGGCTGCCAAGACCCTGGGCGCGAGCCAGGGCGTGTTCACCGGCACCGCGGCAACGGCTGGCGACGGCACCACGGCCCTGACCGGAACCATCACCCTGATCGCCACCAGCGGCACGAGCGCCACCGGCCTGGTCGGCAACGCCCAGCCTGCCGACGGCGACACGCTGACGGTCAACGGCAAGACCATCACCTTCCGCAGCGGCGCTGCTCCGGCATCGACGGCGGTTCCGTCCGGTTCGGGCGTCAGCGGCAACCTCGTCACCGACGGCAACGGCAACACCACCGTCTATCTTGCCACGGCGAACGTCAACGACCTCTTGAAGGCGATCGATCTGGCCAGCGGCGTGCAGAGCGCTTCGATCACCGCTGGTGCTGCCACCATCACGCAGAGCGGCGCCACGGTTGGTACGGCCCAGACCATCTCGTCCGTCGCCGGCGGCAAGGTCATTCTGGAGAGTTCGACGGGTGCGGACCTGAACGTGACCGGCAAGGCCGATCTGCTCAAGGCCCTTGGCCTGAGTTCGGCCAGCGGCGGCGGCAACACGAGCGTGAGCGTGGCCCGCCAGACCAGCGCGGGTTCGCTGGGGGCTCTGGTTCAGGACGGTTCGACGCTGAACGTCGACGGTCACATCATCACCTTCAAGAACGCGCAGACGCCGCAGTCGGCAGCCAGCGTGACCTCGGGTGGTGTCAACGGCAACATCGTCACCGACGGCAGCGGCAACTCGACCGTCTATCTCCAGAGCGCGACGGTGACCGACCTGCTCAACGCGATCGACCTCGCCACCGGCGTGCAGACCGCGAAGATCACTTCGGGTGCGGCGGTGCTTTCGACCGCGACCGGTCAGACCAATTCGTCGGTTAGCACGTCTGGCCAGCTCAAGCTCTCGACCGGCGTCAATGCCGACCTCGCGATCACCGGCACGGGCAATGCCCTGAACGCGCTCGGCCTCGCCGGCAACACCGGCACCGCGACCGCCTTCACCGCGGCCCGCACCTCCGGCATTGGTGGCATCACCGGCAAGACCTTGACCTTCACCTCCTTCAACGGCGGCACGGCGGTCGACGTCACCTTCGGCGACGGCACCAACGGCACGGTCAAGACGCTCGATCAGCTCAACTCGAAGCTCCAGGCCAACAACCTGACGGCGACGATCGACGCCAACGGCCTGCTGACGGTCTCGACCACCAACGACTATGCGTCCTCGACCATCGGATCGAGCGCCGCGGGTGGTGCGATCGGCGGCACGCTGACCACGGCCCTGACCTTCTCGACGGCTTCCACCCCCGTCCAGGACACCGTCGCCCAGACGGCTCGCGCCAATCTGGTCAACCAGTACAACAACATCCTGAACCAGATCGACACCACCTCGCAGGACTCCTCGTTCAACGGCGTCAACCTCTTGAACGGCGACCAGCTCAAGCTGGTGTTCGACGAGACCGGCAAGTCGAACCTCAGCATCACCGGCGTGACCTACAACTCCAAGGGTCTGGGCCTCGCTGCGCTGACCAGCGGTGTCGACTTCATCGACAACGCCGCCACCAACAAGGTGCTGACCAACCTCAACGCCGCCTCGAGCACGCTGCGCTCGGAAGCTTCGAGCCTCGGTTCGAACCTCTCGGTGGTGCAGGTTCGTCAGGACTTCAACAAGAGCCTGATCAACGTGCTGCAGACCGGCTCGTCCAACCTGACGCTGGCCGACACCAACACTGAGGCGGCCAACAGCCAGGCGCTGTCGACCCGTCAGTCGATCGCGGTCTCCGCGCTGTCGCTGGCCAACCAGTCGCAGCAGAGCGTGCTGCAGCTGCTCCGCTAA
- a CDS encoding flagellar protein, whose product MSISSINYSSSVLGAQIRNINQQLTDLSTQLATGKLSQNYSGMGTNEGFAIAGRAQISNIAAYTDTITNVNVSINLANTALQSLTKIRSTVQTGSANTAQDLNVNGQTIAQNTAAAQFGSMVGVLNTQTGNRYLFSGTAVNTQPVADAGDIINGTTTQAGFKTVMAERQAADLGANGMGRLVQTQPTPSSIQVSEDVAGSPFGLKLKAVSSTLTGATVTGPSGSPVSFSVDLNGINPNNGDKLSVQFTLPDGTTEQIDLTASSATPTPLGSFAIDASVPVNPNNTAANLNTALNTAITKLANTSLVAASAVTAGDNFFNTASSAIGTPVNNQAAPAAPVTGTTALSGASPSDSISPGFVAGDTITVNGTTLTFVASGATGNQLNVTDSIQTLLTKIDAITGTSKPSTVHGGSITIKTDDAASLNINSSNTGALASLGFASTPVTATQPPLRVGSSPASSATTLVNGSANTVKWYQGNDGPGSARSTAMARVDDDVTVQYGAQANEDAIRRQLQAIAVFGTFSTSPTGQYSGGQVAALSLRVTQALTQQPGQQRIEDIQTDIAMAQNTMKDASTRQTQAKAQLQTIIDQAESASPDQVASEILALQNALQASYQVTSNLAQLSLVKFL is encoded by the coding sequence ATGTCGATCAGCAGCATCAACTACTCCTCGTCGGTTCTCGGCGCGCAGATCCGCAACATCAATCAGCAGCTCACCGACCTGTCGACGCAGCTCGCGACCGGCAAACTGTCGCAGAACTATTCCGGAATGGGAACCAACGAGGGCTTTGCGATCGCCGGGCGCGCGCAGATCTCCAACATCGCCGCCTATACCGACACGATCACCAACGTCAATGTCAGCATCAACCTCGCTAACACCGCGCTGCAGTCGCTGACCAAGATCCGCAGCACGGTGCAGACGGGCTCGGCCAACACCGCGCAGGATCTCAACGTCAACGGCCAGACGATCGCGCAGAACACTGCCGCCGCTCAGTTCGGCTCGATGGTCGGCGTGCTCAACACGCAGACGGGGAACCGCTATCTGTTCTCCGGAACCGCCGTCAACACGCAGCCGGTCGCGGATGCCGGCGACATCATCAACGGCACCACGACGCAGGCTGGCTTCAAGACCGTGATGGCGGAGCGCCAGGCTGCCGATCTCGGCGCCAACGGTATGGGCCGTCTGGTGCAGACCCAGCCGACGCCAAGCTCTATCCAGGTCTCGGAAGACGTCGCGGGCTCGCCGTTCGGCCTCAAGCTCAAGGCGGTGTCCTCGACGCTGACGGGCGCAACCGTCACCGGCCCCAGCGGCTCGCCGGTGTCGTTCTCGGTCGACCTCAACGGCATCAACCCGAACAATGGCGACAAGCTCAGCGTCCAGTTCACCCTGCCGGACGGGACCACCGAGCAGATCGACCTGACTGCCTCTTCAGCGACGCCGACCCCGCTCGGCAGCTTTGCGATCGATGCGAGCGTCCCGGTCAACCCGAACAATACCGCGGCGAACCTCAACACGGCGCTGAACACGGCGATCACCAAGCTCGCCAACACCTCGCTGGTCGCAGCGTCCGCCGTCACCGCCGGCGACAATTTCTTCAACACCGCCAGCTCTGCGATCGGCACGCCCGTCAACAACCAGGCGGCGCCGGCGGCGCCCGTCACCGGCACGACGGCGTTGTCCGGTGCGAGCCCATCGGACTCGATCTCGCCGGGCTTCGTCGCCGGCGACACCATCACCGTCAACGGCACCACGCTGACCTTCGTGGCCTCGGGTGCGACCGGCAACCAGCTCAATGTCACCGACAGCATCCAGACCCTGCTGACCAAGATCGACGCGATCACGGGAACGTCGAAGCCCTCGACGGTCCACGGCGGTTCGATCACGATAAAAACCGACGATGCGGCGAGCCTGAACATCAACAGCTCCAATACCGGCGCGCTCGCCTCGCTCGGTTTCGCGTCGACGCCTGTGACCGCCACCCAGCCGCCGCTGCGCGTCGGCTCCTCGCCCGCGAGCTCGGCGACGACGCTGGTCAACGGCTCGGCCAACACGGTGAAATGGTACCAGGGCAATGACGGGCCCGGCTCGGCGCGCTCCACCGCGATGGCCCGGGTCGATGATGACGTCACGGTGCAATATGGCGCCCAAGCCAACGAGGACGCGATCCGCCGGCAATTGCAGGCGATCGCGGTGTTCGGGACGTTCTCGACCTCGCCGACCGGGCAGTATTCGGGCGGGCAGGTCGCCGCGCTGAGCCTGCGGGTGACGCAGGCGCTGACGCAGCAACCCGGTCAGCAGCGTATCGAGGACATCCAGACCGACATCGCGATGGCCCAGAACACGATGAAGGACGCCTCCACGCGCCAGACCCAGGCCAAGGCGCAGCTCCAGACCATCATCGACCAGGCGGAATCGGCGTCGCCCGACCAGGTCGCGAGCGAGATCCTGGCGCTGCAGAACGCGCTCCAGGCGTCCTACCAGGTGACCTCGAACCTCGCGCAGCTCTCGCTCGTCAAGTTCCTGTAA
- a CDS encoding pyridoxal phosphate-dependent decarboxylase family protein: MNEIIRNAQSAVTHTSLDPQDWSAFRTLAHRMLDETIDGIANVRSRPVWQPIPDEVRAAFKADVPREASDLAEVYREFAEHVAPYATGNVHPGFMGWVHGGGTAVGMVADMLAAGLNANLGGRDHMPIEVERQIVAWMRRLFAFPDSASGIFVTGTSMANLMAVLVARTAALGTLARQLGIGNEGALLTAYTSQAAHGCVSRAMDIAGLGTDALRKIGIDADHRIDVEALRAQIAVDREVGFKPFLVVASAGTVDIGAIDDLKAVAELCREEGIWFHVDGAFGALAIFSPELAPLLDGIELADSIALDFHKWGQVPYDAGFLLVRDGEQHRQAFAQPAAYLRREARGLAAGAIWPCDLGPDLSRGFRALKTWFTLKTFGTERLGAAIARSSALAKYLEARVLAEPRLELLAPVNLNIVCFRYRADDAVNREIVADIQESGRAAPSSTTLNGQLAIRAAIVNHRTEEADIDALVAAVLEFGGRRCGDAVIEVEAPPLAAQ; encoded by the coding sequence ATGAACGAGATCATCCGCAACGCGCAAAGCGCCGTCACGCACACCTCGCTCGACCCGCAGGACTGGAGCGCATTTCGTACGCTCGCCCATCGCATGCTGGATGAGACCATCGACGGCATCGCCAACGTCCGTTCGCGGCCCGTCTGGCAGCCGATCCCCGATGAGGTTCGTGCCGCGTTCAAGGCCGACGTGCCGCGCGAGGCGAGCGATCTCGCCGAGGTCTATCGCGAATTCGCCGAGCACGTTGCGCCGTATGCGACCGGCAACGTCCATCCCGGCTTCATGGGCTGGGTGCATGGCGGCGGCACCGCGGTCGGCATGGTCGCGGACATGCTCGCGGCCGGCCTCAACGCCAATCTCGGCGGACGGGACCACATGCCGATCGAGGTCGAACGCCAGATCGTCGCGTGGATGCGCCGCCTGTTCGCCTTTCCGGACAGCGCGAGCGGCATCTTCGTCACGGGCACGTCGATGGCCAATCTGATGGCGGTGCTGGTGGCGCGCACGGCTGCGCTCGGCACGCTGGCGCGGCAGCTCGGCATCGGCAACGAGGGCGCGCTGCTCACGGCCTATACGTCGCAGGCTGCGCATGGCTGCGTCTCCAGGGCGATGGACATTGCCGGGCTCGGCACCGATGCGCTGCGCAAGATCGGCATCGACGCCGATCATCGCATCGATGTCGAGGCGCTGCGCGCGCAGATCGCCGTCGATCGCGAGGTCGGCTTCAAGCCCTTCCTGGTTGTCGCGTCTGCCGGCACGGTCGACATCGGTGCGATCGACGATCTCAAGGCCGTCGCCGAGCTGTGCCGCGAGGAGGGAATCTGGTTTCACGTCGACGGCGCTTTCGGTGCGCTCGCGATCTTCTCGCCCGAGCTCGCGCCGCTGCTCGACGGCATCGAGCTCGCCGATTCCATTGCGCTCGATTTCCACAAATGGGGCCAGGTGCCCTACGATGCCGGCTTCCTGCTGGTGCGCGATGGCGAGCAGCATCGGCAGGCCTTTGCGCAGCCCGCGGCCTATCTGCGCCGCGAGGCGCGGGGACTTGCGGCGGGGGCGATCTGGCCCTGCGATCTCGGCCCCGATCTGTCGCGCGGCTTTCGCGCGCTGAAGACCTGGTTCACCCTGAAGACGTTCGGTACAGAGCGGCTCGGTGCGGCGATCGCGCGAAGCAGTGCACTCGCCAAGTATCTCGAAGCGCGTGTGCTGGCCGAGCCGCGGCTGGAATTGCTGGCACCGGTCAACCTCAACATCGTCTGCTTCCGCTACCGCGCCGACGATGCGGTCAATCGCGAGATCGTTGCCGACATCCAGGAGTCCGGACGTGCGGCGCCGTCGAGCACGACGCTGAACGGCCAGCTCGCGATCCGTGCCGCAATCGTCAACCACCGCACCGAGGAGGCGGACATCGATGCGCTGGTCGCGGCGGTGCTGGAGTTTGGCGGACGGCGCTGCGGCGACGCCGTGATCGAGGTCGAGGCGCCGCCGCTCGCGGCGCAATAA
- the flgK gene encoding flagellar hook-associated protein FlgK, translated as MGLSSALASAMSGLRANQAALSIVSSNVANSQTPGYVVQTPNQIEVTTGDFGSTAMTTGVSRELDTFVLNQLRTETGGSGYADQMANILKQLQNVYGTPGNSGTLEDALNKFTTALQALSTSSGASSAQTVALGAAQALATQLNVTTKGIQSLRSNVEQDLGTSAQAANAAMQQIAAINTKLQGLSGNDPSAATLMDQRDQAINTLSKYVDVRVTTDGSNEANIYTTTGIQLVGAGLASQFSFASAGALSATSLYNIDPSKSGVGALTIKLPNGSQLDVIANNVVSSGQIAADLKLRDQTLVQAQNQIDQLAATMSSALSDKTTAGTAVSGPPAGFDIDLAGALPGNTATFTYTDIATNTQRQVTLVNVTDPAALPLQNATNANPMQISVNFSGGMGAIASALNTALSSSHLTFAAAPSPATATTLRITDDNSGLAKVNSASISKTISSLTSGNPQLPLFTDGGQALYTGAITASGSQMTGLAGRIAVNTQLVADPTRMSVYNTSPVTPAGDTTRSDYLYSQLTSAVFSYSPQSGLGSASQPFTGSVSNYLQQFLSVQANASTQATQLQQGQSVVVSTLQAKFDSTSKVNLDSEMSNLIQLQNAYAANAHVMSVVQSMMNTLIQAQL; from the coding sequence ATGGGTTTGAGTTCAGCCCTCGCCAGTGCGATGAGCGGCCTGCGTGCCAACCAGGCCGCGCTCTCGATCGTCTCCTCGAACGTCGCGAATTCGCAGACGCCAGGTTACGTCGTCCAGACACCGAACCAGATCGAGGTCACCACCGGCGACTTCGGCTCGACGGCGATGACGACCGGCGTCAGCCGGGAGCTCGACACCTTCGTGCTGAACCAGCTGCGCACCGAAACCGGCGGCAGCGGTTATGCCGACCAGATGGCCAACATCCTGAAGCAGCTTCAGAATGTCTATGGCACGCCGGGCAACAGCGGCACGCTCGAAGACGCGTTGAACAAGTTCACCACCGCGCTGCAGGCGCTGTCGACCAGCTCGGGAGCGTCGTCGGCGCAGACCGTTGCGCTCGGCGCGGCGCAGGCGCTGGCCACGCAGCTGAACGTCACCACCAAGGGCATCCAGTCGCTGCGTTCCAACGTCGAGCAGGATCTCGGCACATCGGCACAGGCCGCCAACGCGGCGATGCAGCAGATCGCCGCCATCAACACCAAGCTCCAGGGCCTGTCGGGCAACGATCCCTCGGCCGCGACGCTGATGGACCAGCGCGACCAGGCCATCAACACGCTGTCGAAATATGTCGACGTCCGCGTCACCACCGACGGCTCGAACGAGGCCAACATCTACACCACGACCGGCATCCAGCTGGTCGGCGCCGGGCTCGCCTCGCAATTCTCCTTTGCCTCGGCCGGCGCGCTCTCGGCGACCTCGCTCTACAACATCGACCCGTCCAAGTCCGGCGTCGGCGCGCTGACCATCAAGCTGCCGAACGGCTCGCAGCTCGATGTCATCGCCAACAACGTGGTGTCATCCGGCCAGATCGCGGCCGATCTGAAGCTGCGCGACCAGACGTTGGTGCAGGCGCAGAACCAGATCGACCAGCTCGCCGCGACGATGTCGAGCGCCCTGTCCGACAAGACCACGGCCGGCACCGCCGTGTCCGGCCCGCCGGCCGGCTTCGACATCGACCTTGCCGGTGCATTGCCGGGCAACACCGCCACCTTCACCTACACCGATATTGCGACCAATACGCAGCGTCAGGTCACGCTGGTCAACGTGACCGATCCGGCGGCGTTGCCGCTGCAGAACGCGACCAACGCCAATCCGATGCAGATCAGCGTGAACTTCTCCGGTGGCATGGGTGCAATCGCCTCGGCGCTCAACACGGCGCTCTCGAGCTCGCACCTGACCTTCGCCGCAGCGCCGTCGCCGGCGACCGCCACGACCCTGCGGATCACGGACGACAATAGCGGCCTTGCCAAGGTCAATTCGGCCTCGATCAGCAAGACGATCTCGTCGCTGACCTCGGGCAATCCGCAACTGCCGCTGTTCACCGACGGCGGGCAGGCGCTCTACACCGGCGCGATCACCGCCTCGGGTTCGCAGATGACCGGCCTTGCCGGACGCATCGCCGTGAACACGCAGCTGGTCGCCGACCCGACCCGAATGTCGGTGTACAACACCTCGCCGGTGACGCCCGCGGGCGACACCACCCGTTCGGACTACCTCTATTCGCAGCTCACCTCTGCGGTGTTCTCCTATTCGCCGCAGAGCGGCCTCGGCTCGGCGAGCCAGCCCTTCACCGGCAGCGTCTCGAACTATCTGCAGCAGTTCCTGAGCGTGCAGGCCAATGCTTCGACCCAGGCCACCCAGCTCCAGCAGGGCCAGAGCGTGGTGGTCTCGACGCTGCAGGCCAAGTTCGACTCGACCTCCAAGGTCAATCTGGACTCGGAGATGTCGAACCTGATCCAGCTGCAGAATGCCTATGCCGCCAACGCTCACGTGATGTCGGTGGTGCAGAGCATGATGAACACGTTGATCCAGGCTCAATTGTAA